TCCGCCGCATCCGGAGCGTCATGTGGTACCGGCGGGTCCACTTGCACCACCTTCTCGACTAATCGGCTGCCTGGATGCACCAGCACGAACGTAGCGCGTTTGAGCGCCAGTTCACGCAGCGTCATGGCCGGTGGAGTGCCGGATGGCGCCCGGAGATCCAGGATGCTCCAGAGCGGAATTTGCGTGAACAGCAGATACCGATCTTCCACCGCCAGTCGCAGCAGGTTATAGAGCTGCACCTCCCGGTCGGTCAACAACGGTTTCGCCGCAAACGTCATCCCAGTCGCAGGGCTACC
The sequence above is drawn from the Nitrospira defluvii genome and encodes:
- a CDS encoding DUF2726 domain-containing protein yields the protein MELLYPIVGIGALVFLGSLAWETFGRRRAPDASAGSPATGMTFAAKPLLTDREVQLYNLLRLAVEDRYLLFTQIPLWSILDLRAPSGTPPAMTLRELALKRATFVLVHPGSRLVEKVVQVDPPVPHDAPDAADEALFDGALRAAGVQLVRLSPLHTYTVPGLVTVLDLADPD